From Mercenaria mercenaria strain notata chromosome 17, MADL_Memer_1, whole genome shotgun sequence, the proteins below share one genomic window:
- the LOC123535686 gene encoding uncharacterized protein LOC123535686: protein MNLTKQSEKRKENDRLRKQRQRQKETNDEKELRKAKDKMHKFKQRQTETSEQSVLRNEKEKFYQDKHRQSQTNAETQSRKAKSRSDKLAAKQAQTSEQHVLRKEKKRFYQDKHRQSQTNAETQSRKAKDRSDKLVRKQAQTSEQHVLRKEKEKFYQDKHRQRQTNAETQSRKAKDRSDEMKRRHDETIEEMKSELSQLLSTDEISPNGFQYICLTCKRHINKNKIPPQAQYNKMSVPKPPVIISELTDFESRLLARRYPFMKIVQLPNGKQRGVMGRVVNVPVDASELCSSLPRTLSKSGILPVKLKRKRAYKGHVTYQNIRPHKIKQAFQWLLKNNRHYQNVVETPNWQAKCQEENEDAWQHFTEESTVNNNPDITSEEGQDDNSASTVSSDSDSISSDIYMIQPDTFENEESQFDTCVQPSDPAVDASEIISIAPGEGHHPTHIMLDPGCEEQAFPKLFPTGCFGFDTERNVKVTPKKYFNVRILNKSEEFAKNTECLFFAQYTTEHKQVMDNISIAVRNSYRSLPSEQTIKAGFIQDPNRLKNLILKDKAYHFLQTVRGSPPYWQKAMFKLMAAVKHFGIFTFFLTFSSADLKWPDTINTIFRQQGRHLSNEEINSLSWEERCALLRSYPVTTARHFDHRLTCLFNDLLLSPADVLGKLSDPTEDIVQFIDKFITCSIPSEEDNLELYSLVTTVQKHHHTATCRKKGTECRFGFPKLPSPCTLIAAPVESEDDVFTAATMETAADILYNVVQVLHDDKDHRTESIDDLLIATHFTVEQYLYALSITKRGKTVVLKRQPKEIFINCYNTTLLLAWQANLDVQYCLDPYACIAYMVAYITKDEREMSKVFQNVAKEMCNHDWSDQLKSCANAFLNARELSAQEAVYRLLSLPLFKSSFSTVFVPADLPNKRVSFLKPVSVVREMDEDEEDIFTTSIVDRYSARPLSLQNMCLAHFAVTYSPAHSASEIEPNSEEDANDTDESTDIIHLKNDLGTMKRRKKKAVLRYHHKSVLKEPEEYFYSQLLLFLPWISEETDLLSASSYELFYNESVDIIEQNRAEVEHHSEIISMALEQFETCGPPVHAFDQISPNTLQEKEDEQGYEEDEQFAILNPEEHLENTSFPDDMPVATSNTTYSIEIIPRYHSEDQYYQEVRNLNKEQRETFQIVQKWCEEKSTAKTGTTPEPLILFISGGAGTGKSYLISATYQMALRTFQREGENREDIHVLLTALTGTAAHNISGTTLHSAFLLPLGQTQSFCKLAGDKRSTLRSKLGNLQLLIIDEISMTRDVPLDQAPKDVLYVYARNKDVDRHNEQELRKIGEHHPVETIVAVDKKPKSLENYQPRGDSKFTGGLPGELTLALLSRVMLVRNMDVSDGLVNGSQGKLLVL from the exons ATGAATTTGACAAAACAAAGTgagaaaaggaaagaaaatgataGATTACGTAAACAGAGACAGAGGCAGAAAGAAACGAATGATGAAAAAGAGCTTAGGAAAGCAAAGGATAAGATGCATAAATTCAAACAGAGACAGACTGAAACAAGTGAACAAAGTGTGTTAAGAAATGAAAAGGAGAAGTTCTATCAAGATAAACACAGACAGAGTCAAACGAATGCTGAAACTCAAAGCAGGAAGGCAAAGAGCAGGTCAGATAAACTTGCTGCAAAACAGGCTCAAACAAGTGAACAACATGTgttaagaaaagaaaagaagagaTTCTATCAAGATAAACACAGACAGAGTCAAACGAATGCTGAAACTCAAAGCAGGAAAGCAAAGGACAGGTCAGATAAACTTGTTAGAAAACAGGCTCAAACAAGTGAACAACATGTGTTAAGAAAAGAAAAGGAGAAATTCTATCAAGATAAACACAGACAGAGGCAAACGAATGCTGAAACTCAAAGCAGGAAAGCAAAGGACAGATCAGATGAAATGAAAAGGCGACATGATGAAACAATTGAAGAAa tgaaaagtgAACTGTCACAACTTTTAAGCACAGATGAAATATCACCAAATGGGTTTCAATATATATGTCTTACATGTAAAAGgcatattaacaaaaataagaTTCCGCCACAGGCACAGTATAATAAAATGTCTGTGCCAAAACCACCAGTGATCATTTCAGAATTAACTGATTTTGAAAGTAGACTTCTGGCCCGCAGATACCCCTTTATGAAAATAGTGCAGCTGCCAAACGGGAAACAGCGTGGTGTAATGGGCAGGGTAGTAAATGTACCAGTTGATGCATCTGAACTTTGCTCAAGCCTTCCAAGAACATTGTCAAAATCTGGAATTCTTCCTGTAAAGTTGAAACGAAAAAGGGCGTACAAAGGTCATGTCACTTACCAAAACATTAGACCACATAAGATAAAACAGGCATTCCAGTGGCTTCTCAAAAATAACAGGCATTATCAAAATGTAGTGGAAACACCAAACTGGCAAGCAAAATGCCAAGAGGAAAATGAAGATGCATGGCAACATTTCACAGAGGAATCTACAGTGAATAATAATCCAGATATAACATCAGAGGAAGGACAAGATGACAATAGTGCCAGTACTGTGTCTTCTGACTCAGATTCCATTTCAAGTGATATCTATATGATACAGCCAGATACTTTTGAAAATGAAGAATCTCAGTTTGACACTTGTGTCCAACCATCTGACCCAGCTGTTGATGCTTCAGAGATAATAAGTATTGCTCCTGGAGAAGGACATCATCCAACTCACATAATGCTGGATCCAGGTTGTGAGGAGCAGGCCTTCCCGAAGTTATTTCCTACAGGTTGCTTCGGCTTTGATACTGAAAGAAATGTCAAGGTAACTCCAAAAAAGTACTTCAATGTGCGTATTCTTAACAAGAGTGAAGAATTTGCAAAGAACACAGAGTGTCTCTTCTTCGCGCAATACACAACTGAACACAAACAGGTAATGGACAATATCTCAATAGCAGTGAGAAATTCATACCGTTCCCTACCATCAGAACAAACTATCAAAGCTGGTTTTATTCAAGATCCCAACAGGCTGAAGAATTTGATTCTTAAAGACAAGGCTTACCATTTCCTCCAAACTGTACGTGGTTCTCCCCCTTACTGGCAGAAAGCTATGTTCAAACTGATGGCTGCAGTAAAACATTTTGGGATCTTCACATTTTTTCTTACATTCTCCTCGGCAGACTTGAAGTGGCCTGACACTATAAACACCATCTTCAGACAACAGGGCAGACATTTGTCGAATGAGGAAATCAACAGTTTAAGCTGGGAAGAAAGATGTGCATTGTTGCGATCATACCCTGTTACAACTGCAAGACACTTTGATCACAGACTAACATGCCTATTTAATGACCTGTTACTTAGTCCAGCTGATGTTCTTGGCAAG CTTTCTGATCCTACAGAGGACATTGTTCAGTTCATTGACAAGTTTATAACATGCTCCATACCTTCAGAAGAAGACAACCTAGAGCTTTACAGTCTTGTTACCACAGTACAAAAACACCACCACACTGCAACCTGTAGGAAAAAGGGAACAGAATGTCGCTTTGGTTTTCCCAAACTTCCTTCACCATGTACTTTAATAGCTGCTCCAGTAGAATCTGAAGATGACGTTTTCACAGCGGCTACAATGGAGACTGCAGCAGATATACTGTATAATGTGGTTCAAGTTCTACACGATGACAAAGATCACAGAACTGAGTCTATTGATGATCTCTTGATTGCCACACACTTCACTGTTGAACAGTATTTATATGCGTTGTCAATAACTAAAAGAGGAAAAACTGTTGTGCTGAAACGGCAACCTAAAGAAATCTTCATCAACTGCTACAACACTACTCTCCTGCTAGCTTGGCAAGCAAATTTAGATGTCCAATACTGTTTAGACCCGTATGCTTGTATAGCGTACATGGTGGCCTATATTACGAAAGATGAAAGAGAGATGTCCAAGGTTTTCCAAAATGTGGCAAAGGAGATGTGCAATCATGATTGGAGTGATCAACTTAAATCGTGCGCTAATGCATTTCTTAATGCAAGAGAGTTAAGCGCACAGGAAGCTGTGTATAGGCTTTTAAGTTTGCCACTTTTTAAAtccagtttttcaacagtatttgttcCAGCAGACCTGCCGAACAAGAGAGTATCATTCCTGAAACCAGTGTCAGTTGTCAGAGAAATGGACGAGGATGAAGAGGATATATTCACCACCTCTATCGTTGATCGATACAGTGCAAGACCATTGTCACTTCAAAACATGTGCCTAGCTCATTTTGCTGTCACTTATTCACCAGCTCATTCTGCCAGTGAAATTGAGCCAAATTCTGAAGAGGACGCAAATGACACAGATGAGTCTACTGACATAATACACTTGAAAAATGACCTTGGTACGATGAAAAGAAGGAAGAAGAAAGCTGTACTAAGATATCATCACAAATCAGTTCTTAAAGAACCAGAAGAGTACTTTTACTCTCAACTGTTGCTATTTTTACCATGGATTTCAGAAGAAACTGATTTACTTAGTGCTTCATCATATGAACTATTTTACAATGAAAGTGTAGATATCATTGAACAAAATCGTGCTGAAGTTGAACATCACAGTGAAATAATTTCAATGGCACTTGAACAATTTGAAACTTGCGGTCCACCAGTACACGCTTTCGATCAAATATCTCCAAACACACTTCAGGAAAAGGAAGATGAACAAGGCTATGAAGAGGATGAACAGTTTGcaattttgaaccctgaagaacaTTTAGAAAATACTTCCTTTCCAGATGATATGCCTGTTGCAACTTCAAATACAACCTATTCCATTGAAATAATACCTCGATATCATTCTGAGGACCAATATTATCAGGAAGTTAGAAACCTTAATAAAGAGCAAAGAGAGACATTTCAAATAGTTCAGAAATGGTGTGAAGAAAAATCTACAGCTAAAACTGGCACTACACCAGAACCATTGATCCTGTTCATCTCTGGGGGTGCAGGTACTGGAAAATCCTACCTTATTTCAGCTACGTACCAAATGGCCTTGAGGACATTTCAGAGAGAAGGCGAAAACCGTGAGGACATCCATGTGCTTCTCACTGCTCTAACAGGCACTGCTGCGCACAACATCTCAGGCACCACTCTCCATTCTGCGTTTCTCTTACCACTAGGACAAACACAAAGCTTTTGCAAACTAGCAGGTGATAAGAGAAGTACATTGAGATCAAAACTTGGGAATCTTCAATTGCTAATTATTGATGAGATATCGATG ACAAGAGATGTTCCCCTTGATCAGGCTCCTAAGGATGTTCTGTATGTCTATGCAAGGAACAAAGATGTAGACAGGCATAATGAACAAGAACTTAGAAAGATTGGTGAACATCATCCTGTTGAGACTATTGTAGCAGTTGACAAAAAACCAAAAAGCTTGGAGAATTATCAACCCAGAGGTGATTCAAAATTCACAGGAGGTTTGCCAGGTGAACTAACACTAGCTTTGCTTTCAAGGGTTATGTTAGTACGAAATATGGATGTTTCTGATGGGCTGGTCAATGGAAGCCAAGGTAAGTTGTTGGTTTTGTAA